Below is a genomic region from Methanobacterium sp..
GCTGAACTCAAATTTGTTTCGTCTTTAAGGTCGCGTAAACTTCTTAACCCGCCATTTAAAGTTATAATAATTCTAGTTCTAACATCAGAAGCTGTGAGAAACTTTAAATCATCTCTTACTTTTCCATAAAGCTTTAAAATCTCTTCAGACATATTTTTCCCCTTCAAATCAAATAATAATTATTATCAATGCCATTTTATGCCAATAGTATGATTTTATCATTTAATTTATATTTTAATTGTTTAAAATAATGAATTACTCATTATCTAAAGATAAGAAATCAATCAAATACATCAAGTTGATAAAGAACAATTTGTTTTTTTTAGTTATTATTTTTTATCATATGCGATTCGTAACACCACACATCAAAGAAACAGTATTCTAAATTAATATTAACGGTCTTAAAGCTCCAAAATAAGATTAGTTTATTATAAAACCTTTTAATTTGTAATTGAAATTTACCATACAGTATTTAGACTTTAATACTAATAAAATTAATTTATTACTGAATTAAATATCTTTAAATAACGTAAAATTATATGAAAAATAAAACATGACAAAATTTTTAGTTTTTAGGAAAATAAAAGCATTAATAAACTTAAAACTGCAAATAAAAGTGAAATATTGGGTTTTATCCCCCTTTATTCATTTTATCAAGCTCTTTTAATCCATGATTATATTCTCTTTCTCCCATTTCCTTATTGTCAAATAAAGATTTCAATTCAGCAGCAATGCTTTCGGAGGTAACTTTCTCTTTTCTATCTATAATATTAGTAACTGCCATTCTAAGCTGAGGATATTCATCAGTGATATCCATGAGACTGGATGCCCTTTGTGTTTCAGGATTATCCTTAAGCTGAACACTAACAACTTCTAAATTAACTGCTTTAGCACTCGGACCTGATGGTGGAACAGCTTTAACTGTAATTCTAGAGATATTATCGTTAATAGATTTTCTAAATGTCTCAAAATCAACTGAATAACTGTCCTGAGACTTTGTCATGGTTTTATTAACAACATGATTTAAGCTGTCAATAAAACTGTAGACCCTTCCCCCCCTTTCACCATAAATAGTACCGTTTTCAGGATAATAAGAAGTTATAAACCCGCAAATCCATTTCACCTGGGTTTCATGGTCTGTTATTATTATATAAAACTCATCTATTTCTTTCTTTTTAACTTCCCTTTTCTTTATATCCCCCACATAAATTTCACCAGATATCATCTCTTGAGGTATTAATTCACTTAAATATTTAACAGCATAATTTTCAGTCCTTTCTTTACCACTTTTTTTTATCCCCAAATCCAGCATATAATCACCAACCAATCTGTACTGTATTATTATTTGTTAATGATTCTATATTACTATTTTTGATAATCAGCATTATTATGAATTATTATATAGATTTCAATTTATGGGGAGGATTTCTCGATTAACTGGATTGAGATTGTAATTTAAAAGATAACTAAATATAAACACATGTTAATACCGGAAACCCCCATATATCTGCAAATTTAAGCACCAATAAATAAAAAAATAGGTAAATTATCTGATTTTTGATTTGAAAAATATCAAATTTAAAAAAAAGAAAAATTGAATTAATTCAACAGTTTTATTGAAATCTGATTAGAACGTACCCCTTGAGAATTGCCTTTATCATCTATAAAAGTAAGTATAATGCTTCCTATTTCCAAGGTATTAGTTAATTTAACATCACTGCTATACCACGATGCTAACTCTACATTAGTTGGTATATATACAGAGTATGTGTATTTTCTAGTTTGACCTGGATTTAATGTACCAACATCCTTTTCAAAATCTTGAGCCCCTACTTTAGCGTTGTAAATTGTGTTTTTCCCTTTATTTGTTACTGTGTAAGATATAGATACACTTGTACCTCTTTTTTGAGGAGTACTAGGCCCTTTTTGAGTTATTATTGCATCATAATCTTTTAAAGTGCCATTTACATCTTTTTGTTCACTATTTTGAGTTGTACTATTTTGAGTTGCATTTTGAATCACACTGCTTTGTATTTTATTCTGATCTTGTTGAGTGTAGCCATAAGTAAGGGCAGCTAGACCAATAATCACAAATATAAAGACTACTATCAGCCTTCTATCCATTTTAATTCCTCCCAATATACATTAAAACATTTATGCTCTTTTAAACTTCTTGTATTAAGTTTATCACTTACATTTTGCCATCGTCTAAATTTAACCAATTTATATTTATGTCATAAGGAGGTTTACCCCAATATTTCCCTAGAGGCTTACCACTATCTAGGCACGCTGCAAGATCCACAATTGTCCACGAACTAAACTCTTTACCTTTTATTTTCATAAGAATATGTCCAACATATCCAGAAGATGTTTTACAAACAGTTCTTTGGTATTTTACTTCGTACCCCATTTCATTTGCCAAATCATGTCCCAATTGTGTTACATCAACACAATTTAACCCAGATCTATCTTTTAATCTAGTTATTTCCTGATTTCGTGTATATTTATCGTTGAAATAATATGCATATCTTCTGTTTTTACATAATTTATAAAAACCGGTGAAACTCGTGAAAGGTCCGATAACATTTATTAGGGTTTTTTGAATTGAACCAGCTGTAACTGGAATATTGCTACCCACAGGTCCTTCTATCCCCACTTTATTAGGCTCTTGACCATTATGGGCTTTCTTCCATGCATCCCACCTTTTCTTCATGTCCAAAAATTGATTCTTAGTAACCCTATCAACACCGACTTTCATGTCACTTATAGTCACATAATTTGGTATTTTACCAGGATTTTTTGCCTGCCATTTTGTTATTCTCTTCCACATTTCCTTGTACTGCGCATTAGTTAAAATATGAACTGTTCCCGCATATCCCTCAATATCATCGCCTTCAACATCAGTGCCGCTGCAATTATTTCCCTGAGAAGGACAACCATACTCAATATTGTCCCAATCGATGTTATCATATTCAGAAGCAGTAGTTACTAATTTAATACTGCTTCCAGAGCTTCCAGTAGAGTTAACAGCAGATACTGCTCCTGTAAACACAGTTACCATTGCAACAAGGACTATGAAAGCTAAAATTTTCTTTGATTTATTCATAATTTACCCCTTTCCATTAATACCACCATATATCCATGGAAAAGAAGTATTAATTAATACTTTCTGTAGTAAAATTATTTTAGCATTATTTTGTACTATTAAAACTGTAAAAATCAAAAATTAGCCAATATATTGGAGATTTATTTTATTTTAGGCACTCTACTTAAAACAAACACAATTATAACACTCAAAATATCTATAAAATGTTTAAATTAAATTATAAAAATTTTTAAATAAATAACAAAAATTAATTATCAAATTGATTGATAGCTACTTTATAATCTCAGAAATACCATAAAAACCCCATAAATAGCTTTATTTCTACACATTCTTCAAAAATATAACTATTTTATATCAAAAATTTTAATTTCAATGAGCACCATAATTATGATTTGTTTTACTCTGATTTGGAAGGCAAATATATGTAAAAAATGGGGCAAAAAATGACAACATATTCTCTTATCCATAACGGGACTTTAATTAACGGCACTGGAGATGAACCTCTCCTCAATGCGGCCATTTTAATTAAAGATAATAAAATCGTTGCAGTTGGTGAGGAAAACTCAATTTTCCTGCCTGATGAGGAAATTAAAAGGGTTGATGCCGGCGGAATGTTCATTTTGCCGGGATTCATAGACACCCATATGCACATAATGGCAAACGGGTTTAAAGATAAAGATACACTCTATGATCCCCTTTCACTCTATTTTTATAAAGGCGCGGAAAACTGCAGGAAAACAATTGAAGCAGGTGTAACTACCGTAAGAGATGCGGGTCTTGCCGATTTAGGCGTTAAGATGGCAATTGAACAGGGATTGATACCAGGCCCCAGAATACTGATCAGTGTAATGCCCCTTTCTATAACTGGCGGACATTTTGATTTCTGGCGTGCTTCAGGTTTTGACATCAAGATTTCTTACCCCAGTCTCCCCGAACATATTTGTGATGGTGTGGAGGAAGTACGTAAAAGAGTTAGAGAAATAATCCGCTGCAAAGCAGATTTTATTAAAGTAATGGTCACAGGCGGAGTTATGAGCGCCAATGACGGCCCAGAACATACACAGTTTACAGTGGAAGAATTGAAAGTTATGGTGGAAGAAGGGAAAAATCATGGCGGCATAAAAGTAATGGCACACGGACATGGGGCTGAAGGCATTAAAAATGCCCTTAAAGCAGGTGCTCATTCAATAGAACACGGCAGTTACCTGGATGATGAAGCAATTCAAATGATGATAGATCATAGCACATACCTGGTGCCGACATTTGTAGTTATGCACCACAACAAAAAACTTGCCGAAGCAGGCGAGTTACCTGAATGGGGAATAGAACAAGCCCTTGAAATAGTTGACATACATAAAGAAAATATAAAGAAAGCTTATGAAGCTGGTGTTCACATTGCAATGGGTACTGACTGTGGTGTTGTGTCCCATGGGATTAATCTGGAGGAATTAGGCTTTTTATGTGATATAGGGATGAGTGCAGAAGAAGCCATAGTAGCAGGGACTAAAACTGCTGCTGAATGCATTGGATATGATGACAAAATTGGTACAGTTGAAGCCTCCAAATTAGCAGACATTATAATCTGTAAAAAGGATCCTATTGCACATATAAAGTCTCTTGGAAATCCAGATAATATAATACTGGTAATGAAAGATGGAAAAATTGTAAAAGACCTCAGAAATTAATTATTCCCCCTTAAATTACATTTCGAAGCATATTAATTATTTATATAATTTTTTTTATCTAATTCTAATTTTAAATACCTTATTAACTGATTTAGGGAAGATAAATATTCCAAACACAGTCTATCGGCTTATATATCTTACAATTTCATAATTTAAAAATGTAAATGTAAAATATCCAAAAATACATTCTTTCACTTAATTATACTATTTGGACACGATCACTTTATAAAAAATAGTTAAATTAAGAGCTTATTTCTGCATTTAGCAGTTAAGAAATTAAATTATTTTATTATTAAAATTAGAAAGATTTATAAATATAAAATCTAAATTTAATTACTTCATATTTAATACGCTTATGTCCATGATCATGTGCACACTTCATGCTTTATGTTAAATTAGAATATCAATTAATTATATGAAATTATATTTGGAAGAGTGTAATTTACTTAACCATATAACTCATAAAAATTCAAAGTAACATAGGCGCAACCATTTTAGACATGAGCGTTAATTTAAAATTTATAATATGTAAATCACATTGAAAAATATTAATATAAATGGAAAATTTCAATTGCAAAGTCCCTTTAAATCGACTTTGTTAACTTTACTGGAGAAAAAAAATGAAATGGTGGTTAATTGCACTGGCTATTTTAGCCCTCATTATAGGTTATTCTTATGTTACAGTTTCAAATGGCCCTATTGAGCCTTTAGGAAGACTTTCATTCGTTAAATTATCTAACCCTGATTTTTATCCAGGACATCCTCACTCTGAGCTTTTTGCACAGCAGGTTAATAAAACCGGTTCTAAAGTAGGTTTAATTGTACACATGTATGGAGGTTCCAATTATCGTAGTTACCAGGAAGGGGATATTTACATAATTGAAGTAGCCTATATTGACACTAAAGGTGCAGGTTCAGTAAGTTTAAATCATATTGACTTTTTAGACTCGCTTAAAGTAGCTTTATTTGGTGTTCCAGATGGCAGATATAAATACATGTCTGACGGTCATGTTTACGACACCTATGACGAGATGATGGCCCATGTCAATGAACTTGCCGAAGAACACGGCCAGGAAGGTTCAATTCCAATGGCTTATCATGGAAACGCTAGAATTGGTAACCCGGTTCTAGAACCTGGAGATGGATTCCCATTATACTTCCAGATACTGACAAAAACATACGGAATAATTCCTGCTTATGTCTACATGATTTCAGGAATGCTCGCCCCATACTTCAACAACCCATATAGAAACTTTGAACTAGGACATGCTTCTCAGTTACAGTACTATTACAACCACGGTTTACTCAACGAAAACTATACTGAAGTCAATTCAAGCACTAAATCGTATTACCACAACCTGTATCAAAGTAACCTTGCAAAAGAATACGAATAAAGCAAACAAAATTTAAATTGATATTTTAATTCATGTTTTAGGAATACACTCCTAAATCATCTATTTTTTATTTTTTAACCCAAGTAAACTGCTTTTTTTGAAATAAATCCCCAAAATTATTATAATACTAAATTCATATATTATATTAAATAATTTCCGGTACTCAAGGGGGGAATGAAAATCAACCATGAAGATCCTGAACATGAAATGAAACACATGCACCCTGAGGAAATGGACAAATGTGTTGTGTGTGGAGAAAAATTAAGCAAAAAACATAAAATGGAAAGTGGACACGTTCATTCGGGGATGATTAACGATTTAAAAAAGCGATTTATAATATCTATAATTGTAACTATCCCTATTCTTTTTTTATCGCCTTTAGTTCAGGAAATATTTGGCATTAGTGGATATACCAAGTTTCCAGGTGATTCCTATATACTGTTCCTACTGTCATCATTTGTTTACTTCTATGGAGGGTATCCTTTTTTTAAGGGCATTTATAATGAATTTAAATCAAGAACTCCCGGAATGGATACATTAATTACAGTAGCAATCACAAGCGCATATATTTACAGCAGTGCAGTCGTTTTTGGCCTCAGCGGAAGTATATTTTTCTGGGAATTAGCCACCCTTATAGATATCATGCTTATAGGGCACTGGCTTGAAATGAAATCCGTGCTAGGAGCTTCCAGTGCACTTGAAGAACTTGCAAAGCTCATGCCCTCAAGCGCACATAAATTAACATCTGATGGAAAAATAATGGAAGTTTCACTGGAAGAATTGAATGTAGGAGACCAGGTCATTGTTAAACCTGGAGAAAAAGTTCCTGTGGATGGAGAAATTGTAAATGGAAGTACTTCTATCGATGAATCAATGCTTACAGGTGAATCGGAGCCTGTTTTCAAAAAAGAAAGCGATGAAGTTATAGGGGGCTCTATAAATGGGGATGGATCAATTACAGTAGAAATTAAAAAAACCGGTGCAAATTCTTTTCTTTCCCAGGTTATAAGTCTTGTTGATGAAGCACAGGCAAGTAAATCAAAAACTCAGGATTTAGCAAACCGTTTTGCACTTTGGCTTACACTCATATCCCTTACAGGCGCTTTTATAACATTTTCAGTATGGCTGGTACTGACCCATCAAAGTCTTAATTTTGCACTTGAAAGATCCGTAACAGTGATGGTCATTACATGCCCCCATGCCCTTGGACTTGCTGTTCCACTGGTTGTTGCAGTGTCTACAGCATTGTCTGCAAGTAATGGTCTATTAATACGAAACCGCGCGGCATTTGAAAAAGCCAGGAATGTTAGTGCAATAATATTTGATAAAACTGGTACATTAACAGAAGGAAAATTTGGGGTAACTGATATCATTGCTTTAAACAATGAGTATAGTGAAGATAAAGTTCTAAAATATGCTTCATCTCTTGAAACTTATTCTGAACACCCTATTGCTAAAGGTATTGTCTCAGCTTCTGAAGAAACTTTTCCTGTAGAAGACTTCAAGGCAATTCCAGGGAAAGGTGTAGAAGGTAAGGTTAATGGTAAATATGTTGAAGTTGTAAGCCCCGGATATTTAAAGGAACTTAACATTTCATTTAACGATGAAAAAATGAAAAAACTTTCTTTGCAGGGAAAAACCATTGTTTTTGTGGTTGTTGATGGAGACTTAAAAGGTGCCGTTGCCCTTGCAGATATCATAAGATCCGAATCAAAGAAAGCTATTTCTAAACTTAAAGATATGGGAATTAAATGCATAATGATTACAGGAGATAAGAAAGAGGTTGCAAAGTGGGTATCAAATGAAATAGGGCTTGATGAATATTTTGCAGAAGTTTTACCACAAGAAAAGGCAGAAAAAGTAAAAAAAATCCAGTCTGAAGGATTAATTGTGGCCATGACTGGTGATGGTATCAATGACGCCCCTGCACTCGCCCAGGCAGATGTAGGCATTGCAATTGGCGCAGGTACAGATGTTGCTATTGAAACTGGAGACGTGATCCTTGTAAAAAGTAATCCTCTGGATGCACTGTACATAATTAAGCTTGCAAAGTCAACTTACAGAAAAATGATCCAAAATTTGATCTGGGGTACTGGATACAACATTTTCGCAATTCCAATTGCAGCAGGAGTTCTTTACGCATATGGAATTATATTAACTCCTGCAGCAGGAGCCATACTAATGTCGGTGAGTACTATCATCGTGGCTTTTAATTCAAGGTTTTTGAAAATCGAAAAATGAATTTATAGTCATGTGCAAAAGTTTTCAGAACATCTATTCAAAATAAAATGAATGAATATCGAATTTAATCAATTTAAAATCATTACAGGGGACTATTTACATATTGTAAGTTTAACTAATTATACTCCCGACTATAAAATCACGTGGTTTGAATCTGATATGTTTAAACAGTTATGGAGGGATTTAATGGATAGAAACACTGCAATTGTGTTAATAGTGCTAATTATTGCGATAGTGGCCATAGTGGCTATTTTTGCATGGATATGGATGTATACTCCATATATGGGAGGATATCACGGCTACTACGACAATAATACAGGGCATGGTATGATGCACGGATATTAATTTTTCACATGAGGCGCAACTAATAAAATTTATGTAATAAATTTTATAAATTTAATATTACATACTAAAGATAGATGTTGAAGGAAATAATGCATATTTCCAGAACTACATAAATGAGGTGATAATATGGCAAAAGTCCCAAAAAATGAAGAAACCATGATAAAGTGCATCTGTAATGCATGCCCTACCTACAATGAATGCATGCAGAGCGGAAAATTAGGAGTATTTTGCTCCGCAGGTGATGAAATAAGATGTTTTGAAAATGAACAAGGTTGTAACTGTCAGGACTGCACAGTTTCATCAGATTTTGATTTCTCCACTGTTTACCACTGCAAAGATGGATCGGCCGACAGGCAAATTGAATCCAGATCAAGATAACTTACCTAATTTATTTTTTTATTTGAAAATAAGCTTGCGGATCTATAGAAATTATTGATATTATAATTAAATGTAAAAACGTGATTTAAATGAAAATTAAAGGTATTGTAGTTTCAGGAACAAAAAAAGGCGCATATTTTATGTCTCAATCAATTTACAGGGATCAATTTGAAGATAAACTTCATTTCAGGCCATTCATTGGTACTTTAAATGTCCATGTTGAAGATAATGACTCACAAAAGGTTGAAAAACTTTTAGAAAGCGATATTCCCGAAATAAAAGGTGAAAAAACTTTTGGTGATGTTAAATTTAAAAAAGCAACTCTAAATGATGAAGTTGAAGGAGCAGTGATTTTTCCGGAAAAAACTCATCATTCAAAAGATGTTGTTGAGTTTATAGCTCCTCAAAATCTTAAAGAAAGGTTCCATATTAGTGATGGAAGTTCCGTAACTATAAATATTCCAGATTAAATTCTAAAAAATTGGTTATATCCTGCTAATTTCAGCGTACTCTCCTTAGCTAACATAATATTTGCCATATTTACAGCATTCAAATTTTGAATTCCTTTTTCAATAAGGGGAAGTTCAATATTGCCCGTTGCATCTGAAACATTTTGATACTGCCCTCTCCCCACAAGATTATCTTCATATATGGCAAAAAAAGCTAAAAACAATACAAATAACGCCATAATAATTCCAACAATGGCTAATTTTACAATTTTCCCCATGAGTTTCACCCGGAACATGACATAATGAGTTTTATTATTCTATTATGGGCCATTATTACTTATAACTGCATGCCAGAATTATACGGATCCATGTTTGTTATTAATTAAACATCTCTGGTTTTTAAAATCAGTTTAAATAAAGTCATATTTCTTCAAAAAAAGAATTGAAGTTAAAATTAAGATTTGCTGATAATTTGTGACTCAATTTTATCCACAATTTTTGATATCCTAACTGAAATCTCTGATTGCGGCTCTTTAATTATAACAGGAGTCCCAATATCAGAAGAAGCTGCTGTTTCTACATCTAACGGCAACCTTCCAAGGAAAGGAATGCCCATTTCTTCCGCCAGTTTAGTACCCGTACCTTTACCGAATATCAAAATTTCATTTTCACAGTGGGGGCAGATGAAACCAGACATATTCTCTATAACTCCAATAATTGGAATATTTAAATTTTTAACTAAATTTACACCCTTGGTTACATCTTCCTGAACTACAGATTGAGGCGTGGTAACTAAAACAACACCATCTAATGGAATAGTCTGTAAAACAGTTAAAGGCTCATCTCCAGTTCCTGGAGGGTTATCAATGATTAAAACATCTAAATCTCCCCAGTTAACTTCTGCAAAAAATTGTTTTATTGCCCCTGTTTTTGCAGGGCCTCTCCAGATAACCGGAGTATCCTGTGAAGATAAGAAAAATCCTACAGACATGACTTTTATTCCTTCTTCAGTTTCAACAGGTGTTATACCATCTTCACTGTAACCTAAATTTTTTCCTTCTACTCCCAACATCTTTGGAACATTTGGCCCATGTACATCTGCGTCCATAATACCCGTTTTATATCCTCTCTTTGCAAATGCAGCGGCTAAATTTACTGATACTGTGGATTTACCCACTCCTCCTTTTCCACTCATTACTGCAATTTTATGCTTGATCTTACTCATTCTTTTTATAATTTCAACTTCCTGTTCCATTACCGCTTTTTTACGCTCTTCTTCTTCAGAAACCATCAATAATCCTCCAAATAGAATATATTTGAATATTAAAGCTAATACATATAAAATCAATAGAAATTAAATTCTAAAAAATGGTTTTTACTATTTTAGAAAGTAACCTAAAATATTGTGTAAACAGATGGTAATAGTATATCTACAAAATTATTTATAATTTTCAAATTTAACTGTAACCGTAAAATACATCTTTTCAATGCATTAATGACCTAAATACCATTTTTTTAAAATTCAACGGCAGGTTTAATTAAACCAATCAATTCAGAGGTTATCTTGTTAAATTAGTTTATAAATCTTAAAAATTTAGAATTCAATCTATTAAAAAATCAAGTATAACCCATTTAAAGCTAAAAAAATAAGTCTAATTTATTCCAGTACATTTAAACAGATTTTAGATTTACAGTACTCTTCTCCCCAGTCACAGAGTGATTTTAAAATAGGTATAACTGATTTACCCTTTGCAGTAAGCGAGTATTCCACTTTTGGAGGCACTTCTGCATAGACCTTTCTGTTAACTAAATCATCCCTTTCCAATTCCCGGAGCTGTTTTGTAAGCATGCGCTGTGTTATAGCAGACAATTCCCTATTAATTTCGCTGAACCTTAACGTTTGATCTTTTAATGCCCATAAAATTAGTGGTTTCCATTTTCCACCTATTTCATCTATTGCTGCAGCTACTGGACAGCAGTACTTTTTATTTTCAGTCATCAGATCACACCAGTTACTGTATTAAGTCCCTATACAAAAATAATCCATGTATTTCGTTTATATTCCAATGGTACTTTTATTGATAGTTAGTATACAAAAGTGTACTATATAACCGTTTTGTCTATACCTAATTTAAATACAACTAGTGGAATTCATATATTATAAATAAATTAATTGAAAATTTTAGTTAAAAATAATTAAAAAGAGTTATATAATCATTGTTTAACTGAACATATTTAAAAATCAAATAATAAGAACTGAGGAGGAATTAAATAGTGTTTGATTCAACAAAAGCAGAAATTAAAATTTCAGGAATGAGCTGTGCCCACTGCGTAGCACGCGTTGAAAA
It encodes:
- a CDS encoding amidohydrolase family protein; translation: MTTYSLIHNGTLINGTGDEPLLNAAILIKDNKIVAVGEENSIFLPDEEIKRVDAGGMFILPGFIDTHMHIMANGFKDKDTLYDPLSLYFYKGAENCRKTIEAGVTTVRDAGLADLGVKMAIEQGLIPGPRILISVMPLSITGGHFDFWRASGFDIKISYPSLPEHICDGVEEVRKRVREIIRCKADFIKVMVTGGVMSANDGPEHTQFTVEELKVMVEEGKNHGGIKVMAHGHGAEGIKNALKAGAHSIEHGSYLDDEAIQMMIDHSTYLVPTFVVMHHNKKLAEAGELPEWGIEQALEIVDIHKENIKKAYEAGVHIAMGTDCGVVSHGINLEELGFLCDIGMSAEEAIVAGTKTAAECIGYDDKIGTVEASKLADIIICKKDPIAHIKSLGNPDNIILVMKDGKIVKDLRN
- a CDS encoding copper-translocating P-type ATPase, which codes for MKINHEDPEHEMKHMHPEEMDKCVVCGEKLSKKHKMESGHVHSGMINDLKKRFIISIIVTIPILFLSPLVQEIFGISGYTKFPGDSYILFLLSSFVYFYGGYPFFKGIYNEFKSRTPGMDTLITVAITSAYIYSSAVVFGLSGSIFFWELATLIDIMLIGHWLEMKSVLGASSALEELAKLMPSSAHKLTSDGKIMEVSLEELNVGDQVIVKPGEKVPVDGEIVNGSTSIDESMLTGESEPVFKKESDEVIGGSINGDGSITVEIKKTGANSFLSQVISLVDEAQASKSKTQDLANRFALWLTLISLTGAFITFSVWLVLTHQSLNFALERSVTVMVITCPHALGLAVPLVVAVSTALSASNGLLIRNRAAFEKARNVSAIIFDKTGTLTEGKFGVTDIIALNNEYSEDKVLKYASSLETYSEHPIAKGIVSASEETFPVEDFKAIPGKGVEGKVNGKYVEVVSPGYLKELNISFNDEKMKKLSLQGKTIVFVVVDGDLKGAVALADIIRSESKKAISKLKDMGIKCIMITGDKKEVAKWVSNEIGLDEYFAEVLPQEKAEKVKKIQSEGLIVAMTGDGINDAPALAQADVGIAIGAGTDVAIETGDVILVKSNPLDALYIIKLAKSTYRKMIQNLIWGTGYNIFAIPIAAGVLYAYGIILTPAAGAILMSVSTIIVAFNSRFLKIEK
- a CDS encoding DUF2769 domain-containing protein, coding for MAKVPKNEETMIKCICNACPTYNECMQSGKLGVFCSAGDEIRCFENEQGCNCQDCTVSSDFDFSTVYHCKDGSADRQIESRSR
- a CDS encoding DUF120 domain-containing protein; this translates as MKIKGIVVSGTKKGAYFMSQSIYRDQFEDKLHFRPFIGTLNVHVEDNDSQKVEKLLESDIPEIKGEKTFGDVKFKKATLNDEVEGAVIFPEKTHHSKDVVEFIAPQNLKERFHISDGSSVTINIPD
- a CDS encoding Mrp/NBP35 family ATP-binding protein gives rise to the protein MVSEEEERKKAVMEQEVEIIKRMSKIKHKIAVMSGKGGVGKSTVSVNLAAAFAKRGYKTGIMDADVHGPNVPKMLGVEGKNLGYSEDGITPVETEEGIKVMSVGFFLSSQDTPVIWRGPAKTGAIKQFFAEVNWGDLDVLIIDNPPGTGDEPLTVLQTIPLDGVVLVTTPQSVVQEDVTKGVNLVKNLNIPIIGVIENMSGFICPHCENEILIFGKGTGTKLAEEMGIPFLGRLPLDVETAASSDIGTPVIIKEPQSEISVRISKIVDKIESQIISKS
- a CDS encoding helix-turn-helix domain-containing protein, translated to MTENKKYCCPVAAAIDEIGGKWKPLILWALKDQTLRFSEINRELSAITQRMLTKQLRELERDDLVNRKVYAEVPPKVEYSLTAKGKSVIPILKSLCDWGEEYCKSKICLNVLE